Below is a genomic region from Bacillus mycoides.
ATTAGCTTTCACACATTCTGCTTTTTTACAGGCATCCAATTATTTTTTTATAAAATTGCACTACCTATAAAAGCAAGAAACATAGAAAGGAGAAAATTTTTTAACATATCATATCTAGTTATTTAGATATCTGTTATTGTATTTCGAATTACATAGTCCTGATAATATTGGCATCCAATCATACTTGTAATAATGCTTCTTTGTTAATGAATTTACTTTCAAAATACTGATACGAATGGAGAGTTTTATAAATGAAAAAAGTAAATCCTTTACTTATTCTGACACTCGCAATAGGTGTGTTCGGAATTATTACTACCGAGATGGGTATTGTCGGCGTATTACCACAAATCACTCAAAAATTTGGAATTTCAACTACACAAGCTGGATTTTTAGTAAGTATATTTGCACTAGTTGTTGCTATTTCTGGTCCGTTTTTAATTCTGCTCGTCTCTAGTATTAATCGCAAAATAATTTTATTATCAGCAATTTTCATATTTGTTATTTCAAATATAATCTACGCTTATACAACACAATTTGAAATCATGCTTATTTTCCGTATTTTACCGGCAGCACTTCACCCACTCTTCTTTTCAATTGCTCTTGTAACAGCTGCTAAACTTGTCCCTCCAGAAAAGAGCGGTCAAGCGGTTACAAAAGTTTTCATGGGAATTACTGTTGGCTTTGCTTTAGGTGTACCACTAACCTCTTACCTTGCAGACCAATTTTCACTCGAAATTGCTTTCTTATTCGGAGCGCTTGTTAACACTCTTGCATTCATTGGAATACTAATCCTACTTCCTTCTATGCCTGTTAAAGAAAAAATGTCATTCGGCAAACAAATTCGTATACTCGGCAAACCAGGATTATGGTTGAATATTTTAACCGTCACATTCCTTTTTGCAGCCATGTTTTCCGTATACAGCTACTTCGCCGAGTACCTTGCAAAAGTAACTTCCATGAACGGATCTCTCATCAGTATCATGCTATTCATATTTGGTATCGTTATGATTTTAGGCAATCATTTATTTGGTAGTCTCCTGCAAAAAAGTATAGTAAATACAGTAATATTATTTCCTATCCTATATTCTATTGTTTACATATTGGTTTATTATTTAGGTTCCTACCTTGTTCCAATGATTTTTATCGTATTCATTTGGGGAATCGTACATGCTGGTGGATTAATTGTTGGTCAAACATGGTTAATAAGCGAAGCAAAAGAAGCGCCTGAATTTGGTAATAGTCTATTCGTTTCGTTCTCCAATCTCGGAATTACTTTAGGAACAACTATTGGAGGCTGGTTCATTTCAAACTTAGGTATTCACCAGCTTATTTGGAGCGGATTCATTTTCACACTACTCTCATTTCTGTTAATTATAATAAAACTAAAATTTTTCAATTCTAATAGCCAGGCTTCATTATCAAGTTAGTACATTTTCAGTTTCAAATTTTATAAACTAAAAAGTATAATGATCAAAGCCTTTAGCCATAATTACGACTAAAGGCTTTTTTGTATATAAAGTGAAACTTTACTCAGCGGGGGTTTTGTTCATCCCCCCACTGAGTATTATCCTTCACCAATCGGGCGTTTACGGGCAGCAGGGCTCCCACAAATAGCGGGATAAAAATAAATCTAAAAGGAGCTAATTTTATGGAACATAATCAAAATGGAGTACTTGCTTTAATTGTTTTGTTTTTAGGATTAGTGTTTTTTGTTAGTGGAATGGTTTATCATTTATGGGGTTCTTATTAATTTCAACTTTTAAACAAATAAATAATTCAAAAACTAAAACGTGTATTGTATCGATATGGCATATTTCCAAAAACAACTTAACATGGTAAAATAATATTCGGACGGGAGTCCAATATTATTAAAATTAAGATGGTTCAAGTCGGAGGAAGGCACCTTAGGGTGTCTTTTCTTTTTTGTTAATTAATAGATTGTTCTCTTCTAGGTAAATCTTTAAAATATAAATTTTAATAAAAAAGACGCTCATGCAGGCGTCTTTTTTCAATAAGTCATAAATATGTTTTTTCTAAAACACTCGTTAATCGCCCATAAAGCAAAGCTTCATCTATTAACACCGGTTATGTACTAAACTTTTTATTATTTCGGCATTCTAGACAATCTTATGAATACTCCCAAACCTGCAAAAAAAAGCCTAAACAGAGCAAACTACCTGGACTTCCCCAAACTATTTCATTAATCACATTATATACCCCCTATAATTTATAAACACTGTACTGTTTTACCATATAAATATAAATACAGATAATTAAATTTTCTTTTTAAAGACAGTCATTAATCAACCATATATCTCCTGATACTCATACAAATATCTAAACATCGTAAATCTACATTTCACTGACAAGAATTAAAAGACTGATTTTTCTGCAAAACACCTTGATTAGGGCTTCTTATTCTACTTTTGCAGCAAGACTCTCCATGAAATTGCTAATTGAAGAAATTTGAAAAAAGACGCATTTAGATTGATGCGTCTTTTGGCGATGTCTCTTTTGTGAAATCATATAAAGCTATTGCACCTAAAATAACAAGTATGCTTTCAGGAGCATCTATCAAAATAGTTTTCCAAATTCTTGGTATTATCCATTCAATATCTGCTGCTGTTTCAAGATATGTTTGAAAATAACCGATTGTAAAATCAATTACAGATAAACATACAAATAATGTTAGACAAAATCGAATTAATTTCTTATTTTTAAACATGTAACACCTCTCAAAATTCATTGGATATTCCTACTTTTGGTTTGTTATATATTTACATCCTTATATTTGATTTTAACATACAAAAAACCCAAATAAATACAATATGTATATTTACATATCATATTGACAGTATTCAATTAAATAAGAATTCGCTTTTCCATTCAGGATCCTTTCTATCCTCTTCATTATAATCAAGAAGACACTCTTTCATTATTTTTGTATCTCTCGGTAACCTTTTTTCAAACTTTGACCATCCGTCGAAGATCATTTTGTTTGGCAAAGGACACACAAATCCTGTAATACAATCCCAAAAAGCATCCCAGTTTTCCACGTACAAATCAGGAAACTCAAGCTTCTCTTTAAGAAGTAAATGCAATTCTTTTGCATTATAAATGTTGCTTACATCTATGACAATAATTGATTCATGTTCATTACTCAATTATATATATAAATCATACTTAGTTAAATTGGATTGATTTTATAAGGAGTCAAAAACCTCTAAATGTTTATTTTATAATTATATAAATAATCCTAACATCTTCAAAAATTGATATAATGATACAGTTATTTATAGCAATCAGGGAGATGTACAGCATGAACTATACACATATGCCAAAAGAAATAGGAATGATTAAGCGGACTCCATTCGCTTCAATACCGAAGAAATTCATCGGTATTGGTAAGATTGTTAAAAAACAAACAAAAGTGGAGCGCCCTACATTAACCCAAGACAAACAAGAAATTATTGAAAACAAGTTACTATGTTCATTTCTTTCTGAAGAGAAGGTATTGATTACTTATTATAGAGATGGTCATTTACTTACTAGATATGTGACTGTAACTGACATAAATCCGATAAAGAATTTAATAACTTGCACTGATGCATCTTATAACAGAGTTTTCCTTAAATTTATAGATGTAATTGATTTGAGATAAAAAACATACAGTTTTTCAAATATATCCAGGAATAAAAATGAAAGAATCTTGTATTCTAGGTTAAATACAGATAGAGAAAAAGTGTAAGTTCTTGTGAGAATTAGCAAGATAAAGGCTGTTTGTTTAGGTTTTGGACTGTCTGTTATGGTTATCGAATTTACAAATACAAAAGAGGAACAGAACACAATAGAGAAAACTAAAGAAGCATTTAGATAATAGTTGAAAACGCCCGATTAAGGACGGCTTCAACTATTATCTAACTTTGATATATTCATACCACCATTTACCACCTGATCAAGTATCCACCCACCAAGTAATCTTATCTAACTCTGTATTAGGTAGGACATCGGTTTGGATATAACACATAGTCCAGAAAGTGAATCAACATTAACGCTACCTTTTATTCCTCGTTCTGCCATAGCTTGAATAGCTTCATCTAAGGAGTTAGTATCGAATCCACCTGACTTAACGTATTGATATCCACATTAGAACCGCCGTTTCCTTCACAATTCCCAACAGTTTGTCCCGTTAGAGCGTATAGTCATACCCCCTCCTTATGGTAATTCCTTTTGTAAATCTTTTTATTTAAATGTATAATTGTACGAAAAGTTCTAAAACTTTGAATCGAGGTGAAAAGCATGAGAAGTTTTGGCTCATTAATGATCTCTACTATCTGCTCAATAATCCTTATAATTTGGAATGCCTATTCCTTCTATGATGGATTCACGATGGGACATACGTATTACTGGGTTAATGGCATCGCAGCTGTTATCTTCTTTCTATTCTTTATCGTAGACATGCGAGAGATCTGCAAGAAAAACTATAGAACCTCAGAACAATAGGAGTTGATACATATGTGGAAAAAAATTAAGAATTATAGATTGAGCTTAAAAGATTTAAAGTTCATGTTATGGCTGTTCGGTATTACATGCTTTATATACAGCTACAATTTCATTGTAGGACTTGCTTTTGTCCACAAATTCCAAATTTATGATTTAGGTGGTGCTATAGCGACATTCGCCGCATTTATGGATACTAGAAATAGGATTAAAAATAAAAATTATAAAGCAGCTTAATATAAAAAGGATCCTTTGCGGTTTCCTTTTTTCTATGTAAAATAAAAAAGCATCGAATTCGCTACTTTAATTGTTTGTTGTTTGCTTCTATTTCTTCTTCATTAAATAATTTTTGTACATTTCTTTTTAAATCCAATCCTTTATAAACAAGTTCCTTGAACTCTTTCATAGATAATGGATCATTCAATACTTCCCATAATCCTATCAATTCTGTATATTTAGGTGCCTCCGTAACATACTCGTTTAATTTAACTGTTTCGAAGTGTCTATGGAATTCCCAATGACATTCTTCGCATAAATAGTAGAACCCGGAACACCTGTCATTTACACTCAAACTATTTTCTGTTCTATGGTTTCCTAGCCCCATTGTTATTCCTCGCTTTCTACTTGTAAATTTCTATTTCAATTGAATATGCAATATTTCTTTATTAACTATCATTTTCTAGTTCATCATTAATATCCATTGATAAATCAACGTTTGTAATTTAATTCCTTATATTAAACCCCGACAAGATACTTTTAAACACTTTATTCAAATAATTATATTGGAATTTCTTGTTCTACAAATCTATACGTGTTTTGTGTATTATATAGCAGAAGAGTAAGGTAAGAGTTACTCTTTGCCATTTTAGAAAAGGTTCTGTTGGAGACAACAGGACCTTTTCTGTTCGAATTTCAATAAAACAATTCTTAAATTCCATCTCATTGGAAATAACTATATAATGAAACTGATTAAATATTAGGAGTGCTATTAATGTCTGATATAATCCGTCTCTTAATTATCATGATGATTGCAACCTTTTTATTTTCTTCCATAATAATGGAGTTTAAAAAACCTCAAAAAAGCATGTTTTGGTTCTCAATTGAAGTCTTGTCTCTCCTCGGAGTTTTACTGCTAATAAAGGAATTTTTTATCAATCATATAACATAGTCCCCTGAATAAAATTCAATATTCCGTCAATACTGTAGACAACCGATTAAGTTACTTTCTCCTTGTTCCCCCTTGGAGAACCGAGCAGTTAGCTTTTGCTGACTGTTCTTTTGTTTGAAATTAAAATAGCGTTTTTGTTCCAAATGATGCCCTTATTCATTTGGACACATTTACCATTATTTTTACCAAAAAATTCATGATATCGTTAATTAGTCGAGTACGTCATTACTTGACGATTACTCTTAGGAGCCCCGCAGACAATCGGGGTTTCTTTTATTTAAAGCCATTTTCTCTTTTAGGGTGATATAGTCCTTAAGATCTTGTTAAACCAGTGTAATTACGGTTGGAACTTCATTCTGTTTGACACATATCCCCAGGCTATCTGGACATGATAAAAGATGAGGTGACTGACATGAAGGATAAAATATTAGAATTAGTACCAGGATCGGTAAAAAAATTACTCCAGAAAAAAGTTAAAGATGGAAACCGATGCATCATTGATTTGGTTGTGGATGATGCAACTGCTTATGGATTTGAACCGGAGCAAGTAATCCCCTGTATCATGGCGGGTTATTATGTTTATGAATCTACCACCTATCCCAGTGAAATGGAGGAAGAATTGAAGCTAAACTTGGTTTTTCATGCGGCCAATCGCTCGGCAATGAAGCTTCTGTCTTATGGGAAGTATAAAGCGAAACAATCTGAAAGTGGATGGATGAGATATACAAATCCATAAGGTTTACTTAACATACACTAACTAGCTTGGTGAGCATGAGGCAACGCCACATGCCCATCGACTTGAGATCTTGAAATACCCCAAAGTATTTTGGTGAAAAAAAGCAACATTTAAGTTCCTTATGACATTTTTCTAATATAAGTTGTAACATTGCCTAAACAACAACTACCTTGTGGATTGTTTACTTCACAACCACATCGATTTTCTCTTATGTTTTCGCGAATATGCTCTACTGGATTAGGAGTAAGTCCATTTTCTACATATTTTTTGATTTTTTCTTTTGTCCAATCAAAACAATAGCAAATTGGTGTAGTTGCTGAGTCATCTTTTTGATTTACAGCTACCTTTATGTCCGATACAAAGTATTTTTTATTATTCGTATCAAAATAGACTACATCACAATCTTCGTTTGAACAAAAATAGTGATTTTCTTTAGCATTTAATGTTTCTAATGCCGATGGCTTAAGCAATGATTTTAGTGTAATCAACTTTACATTCTTAGCTTTATTTTTACATGATGGACAATGACCATTATTTTCAATTTTTATTCCTTTAAGGTTACTACAACAATCTTCCATTATTCTCCCACCTTTACAATTTATTATTTTTATAAATATTCTTCTACTTTCTTTTCTGAATCTATTAAAGTTTCGATAATAAGATATTGCATCTGTCTCACCTCATATAAAGTATAAACCCTGTGCCATAGTACAGGGTCAAGGAAAGTATTATTTACTATATTATCGATTTACTTTCTTAAAATAAACTGTCATTATTCAATAAGCCTTTTTCAGCAATATACTCCGATTGCGAAATTCTAAAACTACATTTAGGGCGATTAACCTTTATCACCTCGTAACTCTTTACTACAACGTTTTACAAAAAATACTGTTATTAAAATAATAATTCCTATACTCAAAACAAGTAATTGATCGAGTGCAATCACATCACGAAAAATCCAACGAGAAACAAAACCGAAGCTAGACATGCACACACATATAAAACCAAAATAATTTAACCATCTATGTACATTTTTCATTCTTCCCCCTCCTTAAACTTCCATTTTATCATTCCATCCTGTTTTTAGGTGTGAGTGCTGGCTAGTCGTGTGGTGATACCTCTATATAGGGCTTTTTCTTTTTTCTCAATGACCAATATTATTAAAATTAAGATGGTTCAAGTCGGAGAACGGCACCTTAGGGTGTCTTTTCTTTATTTTCAAAAGGACCTGCTCAATTATTGCGTAAAAAACATAAAGTAATTTGAATCCGTTAAAATACATGAGTGACCCCTTGTTTTCCCCTCTTATTAAAGGAGGAACTATTATGGGATTTGGTGGTAGTTGTAGTAGTTGTGGCGGCGGCTTTGCTTTACTAGTTGTATTGTTTATTTTATTGATCATTGTTGGAGCTTCTTGCTTCTGCTAAAAAACTATCGGAAAAGACACTCTTATATGGGTGTCTTTTCTTTGTAATAAAAAGCTCTTCATCACTTTCGGTCTTTAGTGTGACATACAAATAATCCAGTTCCCCAAGCGCCCATATTCCACAGCCCCTTCTTTGTGCTTTTCTTTTCATTTATATTTCAATTTAAAATATAGTAGAAACTCATTACAAGGCTAGTTATATACACAATTATTATAGATAATATATACCTTTCACCACGTGTATCATTCTGAATAATTAAAAACAACTATTAAAAATTCCATATAGACCCATTACTGGTTAAAATGTTATAATTAAAACACCCTACATAGTTACTCATGTTCAGGATGAGAAACTAGCGTCTTATTAAGTAATGCGCATAACTTAAATAAACAAGACACTGCAAAGTGTCTTGTTTATTTGCATCAAGTTTCCTTTTTATCCCAAAACCAATATAATAAAATGTAACATTTAATACATATAAAGAAAAATATAGATTTATTAAATCATTATGGCACCCATGAAAGTACTTTTATTTTGGAGGAACAAACTATGAACAAAAAGTTATTAACATCATTATTATGTAGCACATTCTTATTTGGATTATCAGCTTGCAGTTCACATGATACATCTAGCAGTAACACGAAAAACGAACAGGAGACTTCTAAAGAAACAAAGAATGATGAACTTAGCAACAAGGATCCTCAAAAAGAACTTCCCACCCATGGAGATTCTTCTGATGTATACATATCAATACACTCTGCCGATTCATTAGATGTTATAGGTAATGGAGAAGTTAAAGCACAAGGTGTATTTAAAGTATTAGACGTCGCAGTTTATAATCGTCAAGAGGAACCCATTACACTAAATAACAATAACTTTAAATTAATTGACGGAACCGGAAGAGAATATCACATTTCTAATGAATCTCAATTAGTACTTAAAGCTGCAAATACTGCTACATTTAAATTTGGTGTTCTTAATCCTAATGAAAATTCGGAAGGGAACATTGTATTCGATGTTCCGAAAAATACGCAAGGATTAACTTTGAAAATTAATGGAGATATGCTGGATGAAGGGATCGAGTTAAAGGTGGAATAGTCAAAGAAAATACAAACCACCTATCACAAATTATACTAACATAACAAAAAGTACAGCCTCTGTATTAACTACAGTAGACTGTACTTTTTCATTTGTGATTTTGTATAACTCACTATAATAGGATTCCTTAGTTCTTTTGAGAAGATGCTCTCCAATCACGAAAAGATGTTGGAAACCCAGAATGTCCACGTTGCTTTGTAACAACTGGTTTCTCTTGAAGAGTAGTTGATTTCTCTTCAGGAATAGTTGGTTTTTCTTCAAGAATACTCAAAGCTGTTTGCATTTTCTCCAGCTGTTCTTTTAAAGCTTGCTGCTCAATCTTTAAATCCGTAAGTAAACGTAATATCATCTCAGAATTAGCCATAACGATCTCCTTTCCCCCAATGCACAGAATAAAATACCATATGTAATAAGCGGAATACTCGTGACAAAAATAAGTTCGTCAACTCTTTTAAAATACCGAGTACTTTTATTTTTTCAAAAGGACCTGCTCAAGTTTATCCGTAAAAACATAAAGTGATATAAATCCATTAATATATGGACTTTATGGAAGGAGGAGTTAATATGGGCTATGGTGGTAGTTGTGGAGGCTATGGTGGTAGTTGTGGTGGAGGCTGTGGTTTTGGCGGTGGATTCGCCTTACTTGTTGTGCTCTTTATCTTATTAATCATCGTTGGAGCTAGCTGTTGGGGCGGCGGATTCGGCTGCTAATAAGAGGCACTCTTGAGAGTGTCTTTTTTTTATTTCTCAATATAGGGCTAACATATATGTGTTACTATCAAAAGGCGAGATTCCCTAAGCGTAATATAGTAGTTTACCAACTATGAAAGCCACTGTCACAAGAAAACAGTAGGCTTTTATTTTGTTATTTAACAAGATTAAAACATGAATTGCCATTTCTCCTCAGTAACATTTTTAAATTGACATAGCACTTCATGCACCATATACTGTTAACAACAGTATACTGTCATTAACAGTATATATTCCAATTCATTCTAGGAGGTATATTCATGAAGCATACAGGAAGACATACAGGTGCATTTCTTTTGTTATTTTTAGCAGAAGGTGATAACTATGGCGGGCAGCTACTTCAGAAATGTGACGAAGAACTTCCGGTCAATCCAATCGATAGTGCCATCCTTTACCGCACGCTGAAGAAATTAGAAAACGAAGGTGCTATTGAATCTTATGTAAGTACATCAGTTCCAGATAAGCCGAGAAAGATGTACAAAATTACTACAGCCGGAAAAGAACAATTAGCGGATTTTCAAATGGATATTGAGGAAAAAATGAAAAACTTATCATTTTTCTTAGACAAATATAAAGACTTAAAGGAATCTAATCATGATTAATGGCGCTATCCTTTACACTTTGGCCATTATTCTTACGGGGATTTCTTTTATGAAGGATCGGAATAAAACGAAATTTGCCCTATTAAAATCATGGAAAATATTTCGAAACCTCCTCCCTGCCATGCTCTCCATTATGCTTTTCGTTGGACTATCACTTTCTATCTTAACGCCGTCCTTCATCTCTTCCATCATTGGAGAACAGTCTGGATTTTTAGGTATTATTTATTCAGCACTACTCGGATCTGTGGCACTTATCCCAAGCTTTGTCGTATTTCCTCTTGGTAATACGTTAGTACAGCACGGCGCAGGTCTTCCTCAAGTTGCGGCACTCATGTCTACACTAATGTCAGTAGGAATTACAACCTTGCCGATGGAACAAAAGATATTCGGACGAAGCTTTGCTTACGCTCGTAATGCATCTGCATTACTCATGTCACTCCTATTCTCCTATATCATTTGGGTGGTGATGGTATGAAAGAACTAAAAAGATATCGCTTCTTTTTCATTTTGCTGATTGGACTTATCATTCTAACTTTTATAAACCAATCTTTAGGATGGAGCGCATTACAATTAACAGGGAATAGCATTTTAGATATGTTGTTTCTACTCCCCCCTGTCCTAATATTTGTAGGGTTACTTGATCAGTGGGTGAAGAAAGAAACGCTAATGAAATATATGGGAGAAAAGTCCGGCATATATGGAATATTATTCTCTCTATTATTAGGCGGAATTGCAGCTGGTCCCCTCTATGTTGCCTTTCCGATTGCAGCACTACTATTAAAAAAAGGCGCCAGCATTAGGTACATCGTATTTTTCTTAGGTGTTTGGACAACTGCGAAATTACCGATTATGGTGTATGAATTTTCTTCATTCGGAGCTACCTTTACGCTCGTTCACATTTGCTTCGGTCTGTTGTTCTTCTACGTAATGGGCATCGTTTTTGAGAAGTTTTATGATCAACGGCAGTTGTTGCAGTATGATATTACGAAAGAAATGTAAAAAGACATCTTTATCTTGTAAAGATGTCTTTTTAATATGAACCTTAATTTTCGTTCTGTAAAACCCTCGCTGCCTTTACTTCCTTTTTCTCTTCTTTTAAGAACAACGATACGATAAAAGCAATAACGATAAAGATTAACCCTAGTGTAAATGCGCCTTGGAATCCAGATGTTAAACCGTTTAACTTCTCTACTGGATCCATTGGATTTGCTGAGCTTTCCATATACTTAGTTGTTCCTGAAGACATTTTCGAAATAAAGATAGCCGTACCAATTGCGCCAGCTACTTGCTGTAACGTATTAAACAGCGCTGTTCCGTGCGGATATAGATCTGGTGTTAATTGATTTAAACCATATGTTTGTGCTGTCATTACAAACATGAGTCCGACCATTAATACGCTATGCATGACAATAATTTGTACCATTGATGTGTCAGGAGTAATGCCTTTAAATAAGAACATTGCAATACCTACTAACACAATCCCGGGAACGATAACAACTTTCGGGCTAAATTTATCAAACAGTTTACCTGCGATTGGTCCCATTATGGCGCTAATAATACTTCCTGGAAGCATTATTAGTCCTGATTTAAATGCTGTAACGAGTAAAACTGTTTGTAGGAACATCGGTAATAAAGTCATCGTTGAAAATAACGACATCATCACAATGACGATTAATCCAACTGATATTGTAAACATCGGAACTTTAAATGCTCGTAATTCTAAAATCGGATTCTCAATTTTCAATTGTCGAACGACAAAAATACATAATGAGATAAGCCCAACAAGTAAAGTGCCATACACTTTCGCATCAGACCATCCTAAATCACCCGATGCACTAAAGCTATACACAAG
It encodes:
- a CDS encoding YjcZ family sporulation protein; this translates as MGYGGSCGGYGGSCGGGCGFGGGFALLVVLFILLIIVGASCWGGGFGC
- a CDS encoding permease → MKELKRYRFFFILLIGLIILTFINQSLGWSALQLTGNSILDMLFLLPPVLIFVGLLDQWVKKETLMKYMGEKSGIYGILFSLLLGGIAAGPLYVAFPIAALLLKKGASIRYIVFFLGVWTTAKLPIMVYEFSSFGATFTLVHICFGLLFFYVMGIVFEKFYDQRQLLQYDITKEM
- a CDS encoding PadR family transcriptional regulator, with translation MKHTGRHTGAFLLLFLAEGDNYGGQLLQKCDEELPVNPIDSAILYRTLKKLENEGAIESYVSTSVPDKPRKMYKITTAGKEQLADFQMDIEEKMKNLSFFLDKYKDLKESNHD
- a CDS encoding DUF3937 family protein; the protein is MNFERCYMFKNKKLIRFCLTLFVCLSVIDFTIGYFQTYLETAADIEWIIPRIWKTILIDAPESILVILGAIALYDFTKETSPKDASI
- a CDS encoding putative iron-sulfur cluster-binding metallochaperone, encoding MEDCCSNLKGIKIENNGHCPSCKNKAKNVKLITLKSLLKPSALETLNAKENHYFCSNEDCDVVYFDTNNKKYFVSDIKVAVNQKDDSATTPICYCFDWTKEKIKKYVENGLTPNPVEHIRENIRENRCGCEVNNPQGSCCLGNVTTYIRKMS
- a CDS encoding DUF4352 domain-containing protein encodes the protein MNKKLLTSLLCSTFLFGLSACSSHDTSSSNTKNEQETSKETKNDELSNKDPQKELPTHGDSSDVYISIHSADSLDVIGNGEVKAQGVFKVLDVAVYNRQEEPITLNNNNFKLIDGTGREYHISNESQLVLKAANTATFKFGVLNPNENSEGNIVFDVPKNTQGLTLKINGDMLDEGIELKVE
- a CDS encoding MDR family MFS transporter, whose protein sequence is MNITTKSPASGKVDTSNMKHTPILIALLLGAMVALLNETLLGNALTVLMKEFDVTASTIQWLSTAYMLVVGVLVPITALLQQWLTTRQMFLIAMVTFLVGTLIAGFAPTFSILLVGRIVQAVATGLISPLLMNTILLICPPEKRGATMGLIALVMMSAPAIGPTLSGVIVDSLNWRWLFYIVIPIVIISIMIGMKYIQNVSELTRPKVDYPSILLSTLGFGGLVYSFSASGDLGWSDAKVYGTLLVGLISLCIFVVRQLKIENPILELRAFKVPMFTISVGLIVIVMMSLFSTMTLLPMFLQTVLLVTAFKSGLIMLPGSIISAIMGPIAGKLFDKFSPKVVIVPGIVLVGIAMFLFKGITPDTSMVQIIVMHSVLMVGLMFVMTAQTYGLNQLTPDLYPHGTALFNTLQQVAGAIGTAIFISKMSSGTTKYMESSANPMDPVEKLNGLTSGFQGAFTLGLIFIVIAFIVSLFLKEEKKEVKAARVLQNEN
- a CDS encoding barstar family protein, with translation MSNEHESIIVIDVSNIYNAKELHLLLKEKLEFPDLYVENWDAFWDCITGFVCPLPNKMIFDGWSKFEKRLPRDTKIMKECLLDYNEEDRKDPEWKSEFLFN
- a CDS encoding YjcZ family sporulation protein, which encodes MGFGGSCSSCGGGFALLVVLFILLIIVGASCFC
- a CDS encoding YolD-like family protein, encoding MNYTHMPKEIGMIKRTPFASIPKKFIGIGKIVKKQTKVERPTLTQDKQEIIENKLLCSFLSEEKVLITYYRDGHLLTRYVTVTDINPIKNLITCTDASYNRVFLKFIDVIDLR
- a CDS encoding MFS transporter, which produces MKKVNPLLILTLAIGVFGIITTEMGIVGVLPQITQKFGISTTQAGFLVSIFALVVAISGPFLILLVSSINRKIILLSAIFIFVISNIIYAYTTQFEIMLIFRILPAALHPLFFSIALVTAAKLVPPEKSGQAVTKVFMGITVGFALGVPLTSYLADQFSLEIAFLFGALVNTLAFIGILILLPSMPVKEKMSFGKQIRILGKPGLWLNILTVTFLFAAMFSVYSYFAEYLAKVTSMNGSLISIMLFIFGIVMILGNHLFGSLLQKSIVNTVILFPILYSIVYILVYYLGSYLVPMIFIVFIWGIVHAGGLIVGQTWLISEAKEAPEFGNSLFVSFSNLGITLGTTIGGWFISNLGIHQLIWSGFIFTLLSFLLIIIKLKFFNSNSQASLSS